A region of bacterium DNA encodes the following proteins:
- a CDS encoding glycosyltransferase family 9 protein produces the protein MATKTLLIRFGSLGDLALTLPALWDLAASEPRGERHFLVLAPWASLLTPLPELERVWTLPRGARSAELAALGRDLAAEAYDRVLDFHGNLRARLLRRQLGRPPAGWWQSPRHDLRRRLMVVRPGWPALLRPRAPLPPVWQRHRATLRAALGETYRPAPPAAARYPLSQALRAAVDAELAALGLAPGERPLALAPGAAWPAKVWPHAAALVERLSPRWPLLLVGGPAERDTCAALAALGAVDYSGDRPLSQVAAALGRSRALVASDSGLGHLAEAVGTPVLDLYGPTVPAFGFAPRLEASRVLERPLGCRPCSLHGARPCRFGHGNCLGELGADAVVAELSAMGALA, from the coding sequence ATGGCGACGAAGACACTGCTCATCCGCTTCGGCTCCCTGGGCGACCTCGCGCTCACCCTGCCGGCGCTCTGGGATCTCGCGGCGAGCGAGCCCCGGGGCGAGCGCCACTTCCTCGTCCTCGCGCCCTGGGCCTCGCTGCTCACGCCGCTGCCCGAACTCGAGCGCGTCTGGACCCTGCCCCGCGGGGCACGCTCCGCCGAACTGGCGGCGCTGGGGCGCGATCTCGCGGCCGAGGCCTACGATCGCGTCCTCGACTTCCACGGCAACCTGCGCGCCCGGCTCCTCAGGCGGCAGCTCGGCCGGCCGCCCGCGGGCTGGTGGCAGAGCCCGCGGCACGACCTGCGCCGGCGCCTGATGGTCGTCCGGCCCGGCTGGCCGGCGCTGCTCAGGCCGCGCGCTCCGCTGCCGCCGGTCTGGCAGCGGCATCGCGCGACCCTGCGCGCCGCCCTGGGCGAGACCTATCGTCCCGCGCCGCCAGCCGCGGCTCGCTATCCGCTGAGCCAGGCGCTGCGCGCGGCAGTGGACGCCGAGCTCGCGGCGCTCGGCCTCGCGCCCGGCGAGCGGCCGCTCGCGCTGGCCCCTGGCGCGGCCTGGCCCGCGAAGGTCTGGCCGCACGCGGCGGCGCTGGTCGAGCGCCTGTCCCCGCGCTGGCCCCTGCTCCTCGTCGGCGGCCCGGCCGAGCGGGACACCTGCGCCGCTCTCGCCGCCCTGGGCGCCGTCGACTACAGCGGCGACCGGCCGCTCTCCCAGGTCGCGGCCGCGCTCGGGCGCAGCCGCGCGCTCGTCGCCAGCGACAGCGGCCTCGGCCACCTCGCCGAGGCCGTGGGCACGCCCGTCCTCGACCTCTACGGGCCCACGGTGCCGGCCTTCGGCTTCGCGCCGCGCCTGGAGGCGAGCCGTGTGCTCGAGCGCCCCCTCGGCTGTCGGCCCTGCTCCCTGCACGGGGCGCGGCCCTGCCGCTTCGGCCACGGCAACTGCCTGGGCGAGCTCGGCGCCGACGCCGTGGTCGCCGAGCTGAGCGCGATGGGAGCCCTGGCGTGA